The proteins below are encoded in one region of Tomitella fengzijianii:
- a CDS encoding VOC family protein codes for MQLAATRIITDDVDALVAFYEAATGIAAVRLHPLFAELRTPSGTLAIASTATVPLLGDDVAEAHANRSVMFDFLVDDVDETNTALRDVVEVFVKEPTDMPWGNRSLLVRDPDGNLINFFTPISSDARDRFPNELHNEN; via the coding sequence ATGCAGTTGGCAGCCACCCGCATCATCACCGACGACGTCGATGCCCTCGTCGCGTTCTACGAGGCGGCGACCGGTATCGCAGCCGTGCGCCTTCACCCGTTGTTCGCCGAGCTGCGCACCCCATCCGGCACTCTGGCCATAGCGAGCACGGCCACGGTCCCGCTGCTCGGGGACGACGTCGCCGAAGCCCACGCCAATCGCAGCGTCATGTTCGATTTCCTCGTCGACGACGTCGACGAGACCAATACAGCACTCCGGGACGTCGTCGAAGTGTTCGTCAAGGAGCCGACTGACATGCCATGGGGTAATCGCTCGCTCCTCGTCAGGGACCCGGACGGCAACCTGATCAACTTCTTCACACCGATCAGCAGCGATGCCCGGGACCGATTTCCCAATGAACTACACAACGAGAACTGA
- a CDS encoding HepT-like ribonuclease domain-containing protein — translation MAVERCRRYVGALDGDGDVVEMAEDAIEGNLQIIGEAVNHLPAEITDAHPEIGWPQIRGLRNILVHQYFGVDVDVVRDVVDTYLPPLAEALRDHVADD, via the coding sequence GTGGCCGTCGAGCGGTGCCGTCGGTATGTCGGCGCTCTGGACGGCGATGGGGATGTCGTGGAGATGGCCGAGGACGCGATCGAGGGCAACCTGCAGATCATCGGCGAAGCCGTGAACCATCTCCCGGCGGAGATCACCGACGCGCACCCGGAGATCGGCTGGCCACAGATCCGAGGACTCCGCAACATCCTCGTCCATCAGTACTTCGGGGTCGACGTCGATGTTGTCCGCGATGTCGTCGACACCTACCTCCCGCCGCTCGCCGAGGCGCTGCGGGACCACGTCGCCGACGACTGA
- a CDS encoding nucleotidyltransferase family protein has product MPKTVVTPETLALREPIEERRGEFQALLVKYGATNPKLFGSVARGTAHSDSDIDILVEMDPEDGNLLMRASGLMEETQALFGRDDIDVFPVQLLKRPIPASALADAVAL; this is encoded by the coding sequence ATGCCGAAGACCGTCGTGACGCCCGAGACGCTCGCCCTGCGCGAGCCCATCGAGGAGCGCCGAGGCGAGTTTCAGGCGCTGCTGGTCAAGTACGGCGCGACCAATCCGAAGCTCTTCGGCTCCGTCGCTCGGGGCACCGCGCACTCTGACTCCGACATCGACATCCTCGTCGAGATGGATCCCGAAGACGGCAATCTCCTCATGCGGGCCTCCGGACTGATGGAGGAAACGCAGGCACTGTTCGGTCGCGACGACATCGACGTGTTCCCGGTGCAGTTGCTCAAGCGCCCGATCCCGGCCTCCGCCCTCGCCGACGCGGTCGCGTTGTGA
- the mutM gene encoding bifunctional DNA-formamidopyrimidine glycosylase/DNA-(apurinic or apyrimidinic site) lyase: MPELPEVEVVRAGLAPHVRGRRIVSAAVHSERTARRFEPGAQAMAAWLAGGVVADVGRRGKYLWFELAGAPPPVPGAAADDYGRSALVVHLGMSGQMLVRDTAGGPVPDVPVSVGTASEGAVAEHAMPHRHLRAGLVLGCAPGETDDVRVEFVDQRTFGWWLPAPFVDVDGTSVPAPVAHIARDPMDPRFDVAGVVRVLKSKRSEIKRLLLDQTVVSGIGNIYADEALWRARVHGARPANTLSRPALTRVVEAARDVMADALAQGGTSFDALYVNVNGQSGYFSRSLNAYGRAGEPCKRCGTLIERAQFMNRSSYFCPKCQRRPRTAK; this comes from the coding sequence ATGCCTGAGCTTCCCGAGGTGGAAGTGGTCCGCGCCGGGCTGGCGCCGCACGTCCGCGGGCGGCGCATCGTCTCCGCCGCCGTCCACAGCGAGCGGACTGCGCGACGGTTCGAGCCGGGCGCGCAGGCGATGGCGGCGTGGCTCGCCGGGGGCGTCGTCGCCGACGTGGGCCGCCGCGGCAAGTACCTGTGGTTCGAGTTGGCCGGCGCGCCGCCACCCGTGCCGGGCGCGGCGGCCGACGACTACGGGCGGTCCGCTCTCGTTGTGCACCTGGGCATGAGCGGGCAGATGCTCGTCCGCGACACGGCAGGCGGCCCGGTGCCGGATGTTCCCGTGTCGGTCGGTACGGCGTCGGAGGGGGCAGTGGCGGAGCATGCCATGCCGCACCGGCACCTGCGGGCCGGGCTCGTCCTGGGCTGCGCTCCGGGGGAGACGGACGACGTGCGCGTGGAGTTCGTCGACCAGCGGACCTTCGGCTGGTGGCTTCCGGCGCCGTTCGTCGACGTGGACGGCACGTCGGTGCCCGCCCCGGTCGCCCACATCGCGCGCGACCCGATGGACCCGCGGTTCGACGTCGCCGGGGTGGTGCGCGTGCTCAAGTCGAAGCGCTCCGAGATCAAGCGCCTGCTGCTGGACCAGACGGTGGTCTCCGGCATCGGCAACATCTACGCGGACGAGGCGCTGTGGCGGGCCCGCGTGCACGGCGCCCGGCCGGCGAATACGCTCAGCCGCCCGGCGCTCACCCGCGTCGTCGAAGCCGCCCGTGACGTCATGGCCGACGCGCTCGCGCAGGGCGGCACCAGCTTCGACGCGCTGTACGTCAACGTCAACGGGCAGTCCGGGTACTTCTCCCGGAGCCTCAACGCCTATGGGCGGGCGGGGGAGCCGTGCAAGCGGTGCGGCACCCTCATCGAACGGGCGCAGTTCATGAACCGTTCCAGCTACTTCTGTCCGAAGTGTCAGCGCAGACCGCGGACCGCGAAGTAG
- the rnc gene encoding ribonuclease III, which produces MTRRGASTHDADHGPLVTAVGIDVDGELLTLALTHRSFAHEHGGLPTNERLEFLGDSVLGVVVTEHLYRTFPERPEGELAKLRASIVNMNALAEVARGLGPGGLGRYVRLGKGEELTGGRDKSSILADGMESLIGAVYLQHGLETAREMILRLFAGLIERAPRLGAGLDWKTSLQELTAVKDLGVPRYEIEGTGPDHQREFTATVVVAERAFGVGVGSTKKVAEQKAAAEAWNRITEEFPAPDETGVGES; this is translated from the coding sequence ATGACGCGGCGGGGTGCGTCGACCCACGATGCCGACCACGGTCCATTGGTGACTGCGGTCGGCATCGATGTCGACGGTGAGTTGCTCACCCTTGCACTGACCCACCGGTCGTTCGCGCACGAGCACGGCGGGTTGCCCACCAACGAGCGCCTGGAGTTCCTGGGCGACTCGGTACTGGGCGTGGTCGTCACCGAGCACCTGTACCGGACTTTTCCCGAGCGGCCGGAGGGCGAGCTCGCCAAGCTGCGCGCGAGCATCGTCAACATGAACGCGCTCGCCGAGGTCGCGCGCGGGCTGGGCCCGGGCGGGCTCGGCCGGTATGTGCGGCTGGGCAAGGGCGAGGAGCTCACCGGCGGACGCGACAAATCCAGCATCCTCGCGGACGGCATGGAGTCGCTGATCGGCGCCGTCTACCTGCAGCACGGCCTGGAGACCGCGCGCGAGATGATTCTCCGGCTCTTCGCGGGCCTCATCGAGAGGGCGCCGCGCCTGGGGGCCGGCCTGGACTGGAAGACGAGCCTGCAGGAGCTCACGGCCGTCAAGGATCTCGGCGTGCCGCGGTACGAGATCGAGGGCACGGGCCCGGATCATCAGCGCGAGTTCACCGCCACCGTCGTCGTCGCCGAGCGCGCGTTCGGCGTGGGGGTGGGGAGCACCAAGAAGGTCGCCGAGCAGAAGGCCGCCGCGGAGGCGTGGAACCGGATCACCGAGGAGTTCCCCGCGCCGGACGAGACCGGCGTGGGCGAAAGCTGA
- the rpmF gene encoding 50S ribosomal protein L32 gives MAVPKRRMSRSNTRSRRSQWKTSAPTLVTCAGRGCDAKIPPHTACPSCGTYKGRQVTSAV, from the coding sequence GTGGCCGTTCCCAAGCGCAGGATGTCGCGTTCCAACACCCGGTCGCGCCGCAGCCAGTGGAAGACCTCCGCGCCCACGCTGGTCACCTGCGCCGGTCGTGGATGCGACGCCAAGATCCCCCCGCACACCGCATGCCCGTCCTGCGGGACTTACAAGGGGCGCCAGGTCACCTCGGCCGTATGA
- a CDS encoding YceD family protein — MPRNEVPEDPRPAERHGAARPDADSPFVFDVRPLGRRPGQMETTHRAARAPQRLGLDLIAIEEGAPLDIDVRLESVMEGVLASGTVSGTAVGECARCLKPVEEPVELELTELFAFPDSVTEETTEEDEVPRVVDGLIDLTQTVVDGVGVDLPLQPLCRDDCPGLCSVCGIDLAIAGPEHGHDTMDPRWAALAAKLDDAAVRPEDRDAEHGRTSPGRGVPEDTDHRFEES, encoded by the coding sequence GTGCCCCGCAACGAAGTTCCAGAAGACCCCCGCCCGGCCGAGCGGCATGGCGCCGCGCGCCCGGATGCGGACAGCCCGTTCGTCTTCGACGTGCGGCCGCTGGGTCGCCGCCCGGGTCAGATGGAGACCACGCACCGCGCCGCGCGAGCGCCGCAGCGGCTGGGCCTCGACCTCATCGCCATCGAAGAGGGCGCTCCGCTGGACATCGACGTGCGCCTGGAGTCGGTGATGGAGGGCGTTCTCGCGTCCGGCACCGTGTCCGGGACCGCCGTCGGCGAATGCGCCCGGTGCCTGAAGCCGGTCGAGGAACCGGTGGAGCTCGAGCTCACGGAGCTGTTCGCGTTTCCGGACAGCGTGACCGAGGAGACCACCGAAGAGGACGAGGTCCCCCGCGTCGTCGACGGCCTGATCGACCTCACGCAGACCGTCGTCGACGGGGTCGGGGTGGATCTTCCCCTGCAGCCGCTGTGCCGGGACGATTGCCCCGGATTGTGCTCCGTGTGCGGAATCGACCTGGCGATTGCAGGTCCCGAGCACGGGCATGACACAATGGATCCTCGCTGGGCCGCCCTCGCCGCAAAGCTCGATGATGCGGCGGTTCGGCCCGAGGACCGGGACGCGGAACACGGGCGCACATCGCCCGGACGCGGTGTCCCGGAAGACACAGACCACCGATTCGAGGAGAGTTAA
- a CDS encoding DivIVA domain-containing protein: MYRVFEALDELVVIVEESRGVPMTAGCVVPRGDVLDLLDDIKEALPPELDDAQDVLDRRDGMLGEARENADHLVGRANEHAESTLADAREQADRMVADAKDQADRMVEDARAHAAELVATAEADADRTVEAGRREYEAATGRAHADADRIMEAGNASYERAIAEGAAEQQRLVSQSEVVQSAHAESARLVDEAHEETERLRGECDVYVDTKLGEFEDLLSGTLRSVGRGRQQLRSTGQPDFGAGPRYGNAR; this comes from the coding sequence GTGTACCGGGTATTCGAGGCGCTCGACGAACTGGTCGTGATCGTGGAGGAGTCGCGCGGGGTGCCGATGACCGCGGGGTGCGTCGTACCGCGCGGTGACGTCCTGGACCTGCTCGACGACATCAAAGAGGCTCTGCCGCCCGAGCTCGACGACGCGCAGGATGTGCTCGACCGTCGCGACGGGATGCTGGGCGAGGCGCGGGAGAATGCGGATCACCTTGTCGGCCGGGCCAACGAGCACGCCGAGTCGACGCTGGCCGACGCGCGCGAGCAGGCCGACAGGATGGTGGCCGACGCCAAGGACCAGGCCGACCGGATGGTGGAGGACGCGCGGGCGCACGCTGCGGAGCTGGTTGCCACGGCGGAGGCGGACGCGGACCGGACCGTGGAGGCCGGGCGTCGCGAGTACGAGGCGGCGACCGGCAGGGCCCACGCCGACGCCGACAGGATCATGGAGGCCGGCAACGCGTCGTACGAGCGGGCCATCGCGGAGGGCGCGGCCGAGCAGCAACGGCTGGTTTCGCAGAGCGAGGTCGTCCAATCCGCGCACGCCGAGTCGGCGCGGCTCGTCGACGAGGCGCACGAGGAGACCGAGCGGCTGCGCGGCGAATGCGACGTGTACGTGGACACGAAGCTGGGCGAGTTCGAGGATCTGCTCTCCGGCACGCTGCGCTCGGTGGGGCGCGGCCGCCAGCAGCTGCGCAGCACCGGCCAACCCGATTTCGGCGCGGGGCCGCGGTACGGCAACGCCCGATAG
- the coaD gene encoding pantetheine-phosphate adenylyltransferase, with translation MSIAVCPGSFDPVTNGHLDVFRRVAAQFGEVIITVMINKSKQGMFSVEERIELLEDAVRDLPNVRVDSWHGLLVEYARQNAATAIVKGLRGANDFDYELQMAQMNRALTGVDTFFVPADPQYGYLSSSLVKEVATFGGEVAGMLPEHVHTALQKRLAERAAR, from the coding sequence ATGAGCATCGCGGTGTGCCCCGGGTCCTTCGACCCGGTGACAAACGGTCATCTGGACGTCTTCCGGCGAGTCGCCGCGCAGTTCGGCGAGGTGATCATCACAGTGATGATCAACAAGTCCAAGCAGGGCATGTTCAGTGTCGAGGAGCGGATCGAGCTCCTCGAGGACGCAGTGCGCGACCTTCCGAACGTGCGCGTGGACTCCTGGCACGGCCTGCTCGTCGAATACGCGCGGCAGAACGCCGCCACCGCTATCGTCAAGGGACTGCGCGGTGCCAACGACTTCGACTACGAGTTGCAGATGGCGCAGATGAACAGGGCGCTGACCGGTGTGGACACGTTCTTCGTCCCCGCCGATCCGCAGTATGGCTACCTGTCGAGCTCGCTGGTCAAGGAGGTCGCGACCTTCGGCGGCGAGGTGGCGGGGATGCTGCCTGAGCACGTGCACACGGCGCTGCAGAAGCGGTTGGCCGAGCGCGCCGCGCGCTGA
- the rsmD gene encoding 16S rRNA (guanine(966)-N(2))-methyltransferase RsmD — MTRIITGSARGRRLAVPGAGTRPTSDRVREALFSALDARVDFSGMQVLDLYAGSGGLALEALSRGASGALLVESDARAARIISANITATGLGGARVRRSAVAAFLAKPPPQRFDLVFADPPYAVPDEEVAAALEALADGWLTDGAIVVVERSARGAATPWPDAYGDVAVKRYGETRVEIATCYGLGS, encoded by the coding sequence CTGACTCGGATCATCACGGGCAGCGCGCGGGGCCGCAGGCTCGCGGTCCCCGGCGCCGGCACCCGACCCACCTCGGATCGCGTCCGGGAGGCACTGTTCAGCGCCCTCGACGCGCGCGTCGACTTCTCCGGCATGCAAGTGCTCGACCTCTACGCAGGGTCCGGTGGCCTGGCCCTCGAGGCGCTCTCACGCGGGGCGTCGGGCGCCTTGCTGGTGGAATCCGACGCGCGGGCGGCGCGCATCATCTCGGCCAACATCACGGCCACCGGGCTCGGCGGCGCGCGGGTGCGCAGGTCCGCCGTCGCCGCGTTCCTGGCGAAGCCGCCGCCGCAGCGGTTCGACCTGGTGTTCGCCGACCCGCCGTACGCGGTGCCGGACGAGGAGGTCGCCGCGGCCCTCGAGGCGCTGGCGGACGGGTGGCTGACGGACGGGGCGATCGTGGTCGTGGAACGCTCGGCACGCGGGGCGGCGACGCCGTGGCCCGATGCGTACGGCGACGTCGCGGTCAAACGCTACGGAGAGACGCGGGTCGAGATCGCCACCTGTTACGGTCTGGGCTCATGA
- a CDS encoding pyruvate carboxylase: MLTKVLVANRGEIAIRAFRAAYEIGLKTVAVYPYEDRNSLHRTKADEAYQIGEQGHPVRAYLDVDEILRVARECGADAVYPGYGFLSENPALARGCEEAGITFIGPDAATLQLAGNKARAIDAARAAGLPVLESSAPSTDLDGLGAQAERMAFPVFVKAVAGGGGRGMRRVDDPADLPGALDSASREAASAFGDGAVYLEQAVIAPRHIEVQILADTAGEVVHLYERDCSVQRRHQKVIEQAPAPDLDPALRERICADAVAFARHIGYTCAGTVEFLVDEAGRHVFIEMNPRIQVEHTVTEEITDADLVGAQMRIAAGATLAQIGLTQESIRIRGAAVQCRITTEDPANDFRPDTGRITAYRTPGGAGIRLDGGTSVGAEVGAYFDSMLVKLTCRGADRASALTRARRALAEFRIRGVSTNIPFLQAVLEESDFGAGAVTTAFIEEHPELLTARRSADRGTKILEYLADVTVNSPHGERPAGVRPMDKLPSLDLSAAPPDGSRQRLRALGPEGFAAALRAQPALGVTDTTFRDAHQSLLATRVRTRDLVTAAEHVARMTPELLSIEAWGGATYDVALRFLKEDPWERLARLREAAPNICLQMLLRGRNTVGYTPYPTDVSDAFVAEAAATGIDIFRIFDALNNVDRMRPAIDAVRATGTAVAEAALAYTGDLANPAEDLYTLDYYLRIAERLVDAGAHILAVKDMAGLLRPAAATRLVGALVQEFDVPVHVHTHDTAGGQLATYLAAAAAGASAVDGAAAPLSGTTSQPSLSAIVAATAHTDRDTGLDLGAVCALEPYWEALRGVYAPFEAGLPAPTGRVYTHEIPGGQLSNLRTQAVALGLGDRFEDIETAYTDVDRMLGRLIKVTPSSKVVGDLALALVGADATAADFAADPRSFDIPDSVTGFFRGDLGEPAGGWPEPLRAAVLGGRRAAPERAAEITDDQRSALNGEPAGRRAMLDELLFPGPARGMAEHREKYGDTASIGTREFFYGLVPGEEHRVELGPGVTLIVRLESISEPDERGMRTVMCLLNGQLRPVEVRDRAVRDARPQAEKAERSVPGQVPAPFAGVVTLAVETGTRLSAGDVVGSIEAMKMEAAITAPVGGTVGRIAVAEVAQVEGGDLLVVIEP; this comes from the coding sequence ATGCTCACAAAAGTTCTGGTGGCCAATCGCGGTGAGATCGCGATCCGCGCGTTCCGCGCGGCCTACGAAATCGGGCTGAAGACGGTCGCGGTGTACCCCTACGAGGATCGCAACTCGCTGCACCGCACCAAGGCCGACGAGGCATACCAGATCGGCGAGCAGGGGCACCCGGTGCGCGCGTATCTGGATGTGGACGAGATCTTGCGGGTGGCGCGCGAGTGCGGCGCGGACGCGGTGTATCCGGGCTACGGGTTCCTGTCGGAGAACCCGGCGTTGGCCCGGGGCTGCGAGGAGGCGGGCATCACCTTCATCGGGCCCGACGCGGCGACGCTGCAGTTGGCCGGCAACAAGGCGCGCGCCATCGACGCCGCCCGCGCCGCGGGGCTGCCGGTGCTCGAGTCGTCGGCGCCCTCCACCGACCTGGACGGGCTGGGCGCACAGGCGGAGCGGATGGCGTTCCCGGTGTTCGTCAAGGCGGTTGCCGGCGGTGGCGGGCGGGGCATGCGCCGCGTCGACGACCCGGCGGATCTGCCCGGCGCACTGGATTCGGCCTCACGCGAGGCCGCGTCCGCGTTCGGGGACGGGGCGGTGTATCTCGAGCAGGCGGTCATCGCGCCGCGGCACATCGAGGTACAGATCCTGGCGGACACGGCAGGCGAGGTGGTGCACCTGTACGAGCGGGACTGCTCGGTGCAGCGCCGGCACCAGAAGGTCATCGAGCAGGCGCCCGCCCCGGATCTGGACCCTGCTCTGCGCGAAAGGATCTGCGCGGATGCGGTCGCCTTCGCCCGGCACATCGGCTACACCTGCGCCGGCACGGTGGAGTTTTTGGTCGACGAGGCCGGCCGGCACGTGTTCATCGAGATGAACCCGCGCATCCAGGTCGAACACACCGTCACCGAGGAGATCACCGACGCGGACCTGGTGGGCGCGCAGATGCGCATCGCCGCCGGGGCCACGCTCGCGCAGATCGGGCTGACACAGGAGTCGATCCGGATCCGCGGCGCAGCGGTGCAGTGCCGCATCACCACCGAGGACCCGGCCAACGACTTCCGCCCGGACACCGGGCGGATCACCGCGTACCGCACGCCCGGCGGGGCGGGGATCCGGCTCGACGGCGGCACGTCGGTGGGCGCGGAGGTGGGCGCCTACTTCGATTCTATGCTGGTCAAGCTCACCTGCCGCGGCGCAGATCGGGCCAGTGCGCTCACCCGGGCCCGCCGCGCGCTGGCGGAGTTCCGCATCCGCGGGGTGTCCACGAACATCCCGTTCCTGCAGGCGGTGCTCGAGGAATCGGACTTCGGGGCCGGCGCGGTGACGACGGCGTTCATCGAGGAGCATCCCGAGCTGCTCACAGCGCGGCGGTCCGCGGATCGCGGCACCAAGATCCTCGAGTATCTCGCGGACGTCACGGTGAACTCGCCCCATGGCGAGCGGCCCGCGGGCGTGCGGCCGATGGACAAGCTTCCCTCCCTCGATCTGTCCGCCGCGCCGCCGGACGGCTCGCGGCAGCGCCTGCGCGCGCTGGGGCCCGAGGGCTTCGCCGCGGCGCTGCGCGCACAGCCGGCACTGGGCGTGACGGACACGACGTTCCGCGATGCGCACCAGTCGCTGCTGGCCACCCGGGTGCGCACCCGCGACCTGGTCACGGCGGCCGAGCACGTGGCGCGGATGACCCCGGAACTGCTCTCGATCGAGGCGTGGGGCGGAGCGACCTACGACGTGGCGCTGCGGTTCCTCAAGGAAGACCCGTGGGAGCGGCTGGCCCGGTTGCGCGAGGCCGCGCCGAACATCTGCCTGCAGATGCTGCTGCGCGGCCGCAACACCGTCGGCTACACCCCGTACCCCACCGACGTCTCCGACGCGTTCGTCGCCGAGGCCGCGGCCACGGGCATCGACATCTTCCGCATCTTCGACGCCCTGAACAACGTCGACCGGATGCGCCCGGCCATCGACGCGGTGCGCGCCACCGGCACCGCCGTCGCCGAGGCCGCCCTGGCCTACACCGGGGACCTGGCGAATCCGGCCGAGGACCTCTACACCCTGGACTACTACCTGCGCATCGCCGAGCGGCTCGTCGATGCCGGGGCGCACATCCTGGCGGTCAAGGACATGGCCGGGCTGCTGCGCCCGGCGGCGGCCACCAGACTGGTCGGCGCGCTCGTACAGGAATTTGACGTGCCGGTGCACGTGCACACCCACGACACCGCGGGCGGCCAGCTGGCCACGTATCTGGCCGCCGCGGCGGCCGGGGCGTCGGCGGTCGACGGGGCGGCGGCCCCGTTGTCGGGGACGACGAGTCAGCCGTCGCTGTCGGCGATCGTCGCCGCCACCGCCCACACCGACCGGGACACCGGCCTGGACCTGGGCGCGGTGTGCGCGCTCGAGCCGTACTGGGAGGCGCTGCGCGGGGTGTACGCGCCGTTCGAGGCGGGCCTGCCCGCGCCGACCGGGCGGGTGTACACCCACGAGATCCCGGGCGGGCAACTGTCGAATCTGCGCACCCAGGCGGTGGCCCTCGGGCTCGGCGACCGGTTCGAAGACATCGAGACCGCCTACACCGACGTCGACCGCATGCTGGGCCGGCTGATCAAGGTCACCCCGTCGTCGAAGGTCGTCGGCGACCTGGCGCTGGCGCTGGTGGGAGCCGATGCGACGGCGGCGGACTTCGCCGCCGACCCGCGTTCGTTCGACATCCCGGACTCGGTGACCGGGTTCTTCCGCGGCGACCTCGGCGAGCCTGCCGGCGGCTGGCCCGAACCGCTGCGCGCCGCCGTGCTCGGCGGGCGGCGGGCGGCGCCCGAGCGTGCGGCGGAGATCACCGACGATCAGCGGAGCGCGCTGAACGGGGAGCCGGCCGGGCGCCGGGCGATGCTCGACGAGCTGCTGTTCCCGGGGCCGGCGCGGGGGATGGCCGAACACCGCGAGAAGTACGGCGACACCGCGTCCATCGGCACGCGCGAGTTCTTCTACGGCCTCGTTCCCGGCGAGGAGCATCGCGTAGAGCTTGGGCCGGGCGTGACGCTGATAGTCCGCCTCGAATCGATCTCCGAGCCGGACGAGCGCGGCATGCGCACGGTGATGTGCCTGCTCAACGGGCAGTTACGTCCCGTCGAGGTACGCGACCGCGCGGTGCGGGACGCCCGGCCGCAGGCGGAGAAGGCCGAGCGCTCGGTTCCCGGCCAGGTGCCCGCGCCGTTCGCGGGAGTGGTCACCCTCGCCGTGGAGACGGGGACGCGGCTCTCGGCGGGCGACGTCGTCGGGAGCATCGAGGCGATGAAGATGGAGGCCGCGATCACCGCGCCCGTGGGCGGCACCGTGGGCCGCATCGCGGTCGCCGAGGTCGCCCAGGTCGAGGGCGGCGACCTGCTGGTGGTGATCGAGCCCTGA